A window from Nitrospirota bacterium encodes these proteins:
- a CDS encoding divalent-cation tolerance protein CutA — MNEIVIFITAPNEEAAVKIARALVEARLAACVNIVKSVRSIYRWEDKIEDDAEALMIAKTQKDLFNALAKKVKELHSYSVPEIIALPIVEGSEEYLKWLNTEVIGR; from the coding sequence ATGAACGAAATTGTTATATTTATCACTGCGCCTAACGAAGAGGCGGCTGTTAAAATTGCGCGCGCGCTTGTGGAAGCAAGGCTCGCGGCATGTGTCAACATAGTTAAGTCCGTACGTTCAATCTACAGGTGGGAGGATAAAATAGAAGACGACGCTGAGGCGCTGATGATAGCAAAAACACAAAAAGATTTATTTAATGCCCTTGCAAAAAAAGTTAAGGAGCTTCACAGCTACAGCGTGCCTGAGATAATAGCCCTGCCAATCGTTGAGGGATCTGAGGAATATCTTAAGTGGCTGAACACAGAAGTCATCGGCAGATAG
- a CDS encoding TnsA endonuclease N-terminal domain-containing protein, which yields MDADPDVKKWMKRHGISIPWIDGQKHQRRYVPDFIVEYSDGRRALIEVKDPSRIDSNEVQRKRKAAEMWCKQRGMEYFIATI from the coding sequence TTGGATGCTGATCCCGATGTAAAAAAATGGATGAAGCGTCACGGTATTTCCATCCCGTGGATAGACGGACAGAAACACCAGCGGCGTTATGTGCCTGACTTTATTGTTGAGTATTCAGACGGAAGAAGAGCGCTTATTGAGGTTAAAGATCCGAGCCGCATTGATTCCAACGAGGTGCAGCGTAAACGCAAGGCGGCGGAGATGTGGTGTAAACAGAGGGGAATGGAATATTTTATTGCGACGATTTGA
- a CDS encoding PD-(D/E)XK nuclease family protein → MKKGTVFIAPPGARDKKANIFNKIVDSCPAGNYSGVLYITPNSFSQAEAKKGFFSYLKTVHKKTAYIPFQSFPLKQLYINLYETYGRKKIISSGIRPLLIGESFKEKNIGYAVLLSELLYKIRHYITDKDLSQIKAEIKELIFEEKAMARAVNAMEILESYEKRLEEQGLINYESAAKESIPLINENLNPSLLVLDGFFDPTPLELAIIKALIGKTGRFIALLDKDAGFLKFFEQNPELSEMHTIKAGLPKRGSGYFTYPSMEDEVEGIAKGVKGLILEGTSPQEIIISFPAFQKYLPMLRRVFKKYGLTLSIEGYDLSNSAPVTTVKDMITCLEDDYPRNEFLSFLTSAHFPEIPAVVKEWTVAYANKAGILKGKQAWLSMKIVLLDFSGEQFTKEEESLIAEVQEGIRSVMEILDEIKSAKDLASYTDNMENALNKFGFPESLDESLSEAINSLFSELRQFSGISGAGAGSKEAGIYLRHLFTGLSGADIDKDGVRVVPYEVAAGHESKALFLGGMVEDEFPSKPSIDPILPEKVKKALGLPFLEYYLDRQKRYFKRLMNLPLLEPYFSCPSAEGDKPFLPSPFLDWGQSLAMPELNLPSDEERLIAEGFSEQKEFTGILWNGELPEKREIKNLLSKRFGQDVFISVTDIEAYRKCPLRFYIEKVLRLEIEKPPKFEVEAMLWGKLAHKVMEYLYKDGDIGLNDINSRIMQGLKLTLAEFPLGDFWSKVAGEIFQRLIPMIEAQEAEIKMQGFMPHVSEKGLKAEINGLRLKGKIDRVDIKGSRGQGVKGSKKQPLESLNPRTLEPCSFILLDYKTGGIDKDSLQLPLYSAMWQKENEGIVEKAGFYSLKDGGIAWYPAKKQGMEEFIQDTLQITKELVQKMREGMFMPSEVKENKCRYCQHRALCKGGGA, encoded by the coding sequence GTGAAAAAGGGAACTGTCTTTATCGCCCCTCCGGGCGCAAGGGATAAAAAGGCAAACATCTTCAATAAAATCGTTGATTCCTGCCCTGCGGGTAATTATTCCGGCGTCCTGTACATTACGCCTAATTCTTTCAGCCAGGCAGAGGCAAAAAAAGGGTTTTTCTCTTATCTGAAGACCGTACACAAAAAAACTGCCTATATCCCTTTCCAGTCTTTCCCTTTAAAACAATTGTACATAAATCTTTATGAAACCTACGGCAGAAAAAAAATCATCTCCAGCGGCATAAGACCTCTTTTGATAGGTGAATCCTTCAAAGAAAAAAATATCGGTTATGCGGTTCTTTTATCAGAGCTTCTTTATAAAATCAGGCACTACATCACGGATAAAGACCTTTCTCAGATTAAAGCGGAAATAAAGGAACTTATCTTTGAAGAAAAGGCAATGGCACGCGCCGTAAATGCAATGGAGATTCTTGAAAGTTATGAGAAGCGGCTTGAAGAACAAGGGCTTATTAATTATGAGTCAGCGGCAAAAGAAAGCATTCCTCTTATAAATGAGAATTTAAATCCCTCCCTGCTTGTGCTTGATGGTTTTTTTGATCCAACCCCTCTGGAACTTGCAATTATAAAAGCGCTCATCGGGAAGACAGGCAGATTTATTGCGCTTCTGGATAAAGACGCCGGATTTTTAAAGTTCTTTGAACAAAACCCAGAACTATCTGAGATGCATACAATTAAGGCAGGCCTCCCAAAAAGAGGTTCAGGTTATTTCACATACCCCTCAATGGAGGATGAGGTAGAGGGAATTGCAAAAGGGGTAAAGGGCTTAATCCTTGAAGGCACAAGTCCGCAGGAGATAATTATTTCCTTCCCGGCGTTTCAAAAGTATCTGCCGATGCTCAGAAGGGTCTTTAAAAAATACGGGCTAACGTTAAGCATTGAAGGCTATGATTTATCAAATTCAGCTCCAGTTACAACGGTTAAAGATATGATTACATGCCTTGAAGACGACTATCCAAGGAATGAGTTTCTTTCCTTTCTTACCTCAGCGCATTTCCCTGAAATTCCCGCTGTTGTTAAGGAGTGGACAGTTGCATATGCAAACAAGGCGGGTATTTTAAAAGGGAAACAAGCATGGCTTTCAATGAAAATAGTCCTGCTTGATTTCAGCGGTGAGCAATTCACAAAAGAAGAGGAAAGCCTGATTGCTGAAGTTCAGGAAGGAATACGGTCAGTTATGGAGATTCTTGATGAAATAAAATCTGCAAAAGACCTCGCTTCTTATACAGACAATATGGAAAATGCCCTGAACAAATTCGGTTTCCCGGAGTCTCTTGATGAGTCCCTGTCAGAAGCTATAAACAGTCTATTTTCAGAGTTAAGGCAATTCTCCGGAATATCTGGCGCTGGCGCAGGCAGTAAAGAAGCCGGAATTTATTTGAGGCATTTGTTCACCGGATTAAGCGGCGCGGATATTGACAAAGACGGTGTAAGGGTTGTGCCATATGAAGTTGCGGCAGGGCATGAATCAAAAGCGCTGTTTTTGGGAGGCATGGTTGAAGACGAATTCCCGTCCAAACCCAGTATTGACCCCATACTGCCTGAAAAAGTCAAAAAGGCGCTTGGATTGCCGTTTCTTGAATATTATTTGGACAGGCAGAAGCGGTATTTCAAACGGCTCATGAACTTACCGCTCCTTGAGCCTTATTTTTCATGTCCTTCTGCCGAAGGCGACAAGCCCTTTCTTCCATCGCCGTTTCTTGACTGGGGGCAGAGCCTTGCAATGCCGGAATTAAATCTCCCATCGGATGAAGAGCGCCTGATTGCAGAGGGTTTCTCTGAGCAAAAAGAGTTTACAGGGATTTTATGGAACGGAGAACTGCCGGAAAAAAGAGAAATAAAAAACCTGCTGTCAAAACGCTTCGGGCAGGATGTCTTTATAAGCGTTACTGACATAGAGGCATATAGGAAATGTCCGCTTAGATTCTATATTGAAAAAGTCCTCAGGCTTGAAATTGAAAAACCGCCTAAGTTTGAAGTAGAGGCAATGCTCTGGGGAAAGCTTGCCCATAAAGTGATGGAATATTTATATAAAGACGGAGATATCGGACTTAATGATATAAATAGCCGGATTATGCAGGGACTTAAATTAACGCTTGCGGAATTCCCGCTCGGCGATTTCTGGTCAAAGGTCGCAGGGGAAATATTTCAGCGGCTGATACCGATGATTGAAGCGCAGGAGGCGGAAATTAAAATGCAGGGCTTTATGCCGCATGTATCTGAGAAGGGACTGAAAGCAGAGATTAACGGGCTGAGGCTTAAGGGCAAAATAGACAGGGTTGATATAAAGGGGTCAAGGGGTCAAGGGGTCAAGGGGTCAAAAAAACAACCACTTGAATCCTTGAATCCACGAACCCTTGAACCCTGTTCTTTTATCCTTCTGGATTACAAGACCGGCGGGATTGACAAAGACAGCCTCCAGCTTCCTCTTTATTCAGCCATGTGGCAGAAAGAAAATGAAGGCATAGTGGAGAAGGCAGGCTTTTATTCTTTAAAAGACGGCGGCATTGCATGGTATCCTGCAAAAAAACAGGGTATGGAGGAGTTCATACAGGATACATTACAGATTACTAAGGAGCTTGTGCAAAAAATGAGAGAGGGAATGTTTATGCCTTCAGAGGTTAAAGAAAATAAATGCAGATACTGTCAGCACCGGGCACTGTGTAAAGGAGGCGGAGCGTGA
- a CDS encoding histidine triad nucleotide-binding protein: MCLFCKIIDRKIPSKFVYEDEHVFAFEDINPQAPVHVLVVPKKHISTMLEAGPDNNELIGRLFQAANKIARDRNIAERGFRLVLNCNSEAGQSVYHIHLHLLGGRIMHWPPG, from the coding sequence ATGTGCCTATTTTGCAAAATTATTGACAGGAAAATACCATCAAAATTTGTTTACGAAGATGAACATGTGTTTGCCTTTGAGGATATAAATCCGCAGGCGCCAGTGCATGTACTTGTCGTGCCGAAAAAGCATATATCCACCATGCTTGAGGCAGGGCCTGATAATAATGAATTAATCGGACGGCTCTTTCAGGCAGCAAACAAAATTGCGCGCGACAGAAATATCGCCGAACGCGGATTCAGGCTTGTGCTAAACTGTAATTCCGAAGCAGGGCAATCCGTATATCACATACACCTGCATCTTCTGGGCGGAAGGATTATGCACTGGCCGCCGGGGTAA
- a CDS encoding type II toxin-antitoxin system Phd/YefM family antitoxin: protein MKTLSLSEAKMKLSSLVDSVHKTDEEVVITKNGSPAAVLVSPDEFEGWKETVAIRSDAVFMDEIKKGLAALRKGKAKLYTLEELFS from the coding sequence ATGAAAACATTATCGCTTTCTGAGGCAAAGATGAAACTGAGCAGTCTGGTGGATTCGGTTCACAAAACCGATGAGGAGGTTGTCATAACAAAAAACGGCTCTCCAGCCGCCGTACTTGTCAGCCCCGATGAGTTTGAGGGTTGGAAAGAGACGGTCGCTATACGTTCTGACGCTGTATTTATGGATGAGATTAAAAAAGGCTTGGCGGCTTTGAGAAAAGGCAAAGCAAAGCTCTATACGCTTGAGGAACTGTTCAGCTAA
- a CDS encoding TIGR04255 family protein: MPRKVLTNKPLIEAIFEVKWELKEISQGIKVDPHYKILVGSLYSKLKEDYPYHEPLPASSLPDDIAGHVIQHRFRKDKNQWPLIQIGPGILTVNDTDGYIWEEFEYKVRRAVTTLLEMYPESKNLNFNSLLLRYIDAVEFDFKENNIYDFMAEKMKTTVRPYNVLFSDTGVDSVPISLDWRFSYPCTKPDGVIHLRFMRGKKENADALIWETMVQSTNKQVSMKIADWLNDAHNLTDDWFFKLIAGELERRFE; encoded by the coding sequence ATGCCGAGAAAGGTTCTGACAAACAAACCACTTATTGAAGCTATTTTTGAAGTAAAATGGGAGCTAAAGGAAATAAGTCAAGGTATCAAGGTAGACCCTCACTATAAAATCCTTGTTGGTAGTCTATATTCGAAACTAAAGGAAGACTACCCCTATCATGAGCCTTTACCCGCATCTTCATTACCTGACGATATTGCAGGTCATGTGATTCAGCACAGATTTAGAAAAGACAAAAATCAATGGCCACTCATCCAGATAGGCCCGGGTATTCTCACCGTAAATGATACGGATGGTTATATTTGGGAGGAGTTCGAATATAAAGTCCGTCGTGCTGTAACTACACTTTTAGAAATGTATCCTGAATCTAAGAATCTCAATTTCAACAGTCTCCTTCTTAGATATATTGATGCAGTTGAGTTTGATTTTAAAGAAAACAATATTTACGATTTCATGGCAGAAAAGATGAAAACTACTGTACGACCATATAATGTACTTTTTAGTGATACAGGTGTTGATTCCGTTCCGATATCTCTTGACTGGCGATTTTCATATCCTTGTACTAAACCGGATGGAGTGATTCACTTACGATTTATGAGAGGAAAGAAAGAAAATGCAGATGCTTTAATATGGGAAACCATGGTTCAATCTACGAATAAGCAAGTCTCTATGAAAATTGCCGATTGGTTGAACGATGCCCATAACTTGACAGATGACTGGTTTTTTAAACTAATTGCAGGTGAACTTGAAAGGAGGTTTGAATAA
- a CDS encoding type II toxin-antitoxin system death-on-curing family toxin, producing MTQKNKNISPKHGEIVIYATDDKEARLDVKLEQDTVWLTQKQLAELFKTERSVITKHVNNVFKNRELEENSVCAIFAHTAADGKIYKTKYYNLDVIISVGYRVNSRRATQFRIWATKVLKEHIVKGFSLNEKRLTEQQQTRLKELEKAVALLQKTADTVLTREEAVGLLAIITGYAKSWILLQQYDNKNINLISKGISKPAGHIKYVEAQKAIESLKKDLIDKKEASELFGIEREKGLESILSTIYQTFGGKELYPGIEEKAAHLLYFIIKDHPFIDGNKRIGSFLFILFLHKNNYLLKSTGEAKINDNTLVAIALLIAESKPKEKETMTALITNLLNEY from the coding sequence ATGACCCAGAAAAATAAAAACATCTCACCCAAGCATGGCGAAATTGTCATCTACGCAACTGATGACAAGGAAGCCCGGCTTGATGTAAAACTGGAGCAGGATACGGTCTGGCTTACACAGAAGCAACTTGCGGAACTTTTCAAGACCGAAAGAAGTGTCATCACCAAGCATGTTAATAATGTCTTCAAGAATAGAGAATTAGAGGAGAATTCAGTATGTGCAATTTTTGCACATACTGCCGCAGATGGAAAAATCTACAAAACAAAATATTACAACCTTGATGTTATTATCTCGGTCGGTTACAGAGTCAATTCAAGGCGCGCCACTCAATTCCGCATCTGGGCGACAAAGGTCTTAAAGGAACATATCGTTAAGGGTTTTTCGTTAAATGAAAAAAGGTTAACAGAACAACAGCAGACCAGACTAAAAGAACTTGAAAAGGCTGTGGCTCTTTTGCAAAAAACTGCTGATACTGTCCTTACCAGAGAAGAAGCTGTTGGGCTTTTGGCGATTATTACAGGCTATGCAAAGTCATGGATACTCTTACAGCAGTATGACAATAAAAATATTAATCTCATTTCCAAAGGCATATCAAAACCTGCCGGACATATAAAATATGTAGAGGCTCAAAAAGCTATTGAATCATTAAAAAAGGATTTGATTGACAAAAAAGAAGCTTCAGAATTATTCGGGATTGAACGGGAAAAAGGACTTGAAAGCATTTTATCTACAATATATCAGACCTTTGGAGGGAAAGAATTATATCCCGGCATTGAAGAAAAGGCAGCCCATTTGCTTTACTTCATAATAAAGGATCATCCATTTATTGACGGCAATAAACGCATAGGCTCGTTTCTGTTTATATTGTTCCTGCACAAGAATAATTACCTGCTGAAATCTACCGGCGAGGCTAAAATCAATGATAATACTCTGGTAGCCATAGCCCTTTTAATTGCTGAGAGCAAACCGAAAGAAAAAGAAACCATGACAGCATTAATTACAAATTTACTTAATGAATATTAG
- a CDS encoding UvrD-helicase domain-containing protein — MNNYLDITKSVIISSPAGSGKTEKLARRYISLLKNGVEAERILAITFTDKAAAEMKQRILRILKDEETELFSKLIERVSLMRVTTIHSFCGTLLRRFSFEAEIDPNYRIEEALNSRIAWEEIIYEILMGIGSRKKDDDYNLILQTISEKGFKGLADLKGIINYLYEKRPFSIEAELVCPLPVPASLIEELKNWPGAGTASEDYDKVFEDSGRLAMSEEYFLTGSKEPRKRPHASFKNITDYQGWALKMYLYWTGRKLEEHSERAQRIKSIFMKCNETYRNKKRLGGILDFSDLEYLAYKLLMENPEWANILYAFDEKTDHILVDEFQDTNNFQWAIIDSLTEEWRSGLGAKREEGIKPTIFLVGDGKQSIYLFRGANVELFSRAKEKLNAWLGKEFYYEEVKENFRSLPAIINFTNHVFPKLMDAREDSPFWKTGYSRLDFARFTEGLEPSQSGKVELLLLENKEEPISQTKKSEAELIAKRIQCLINSHVIFDRKTKAQRTCKYIDLAVLLRKRTHLKKYEEALRHYGIPFVAVKGIGFYQEPETAMLRALVYFLSNPKDDYSLYVLLKSPLFLLDEAVIIKAMRTEGDCLFSKLMTADETKATGASLQELLSQLPHLPVAELIETALSKTGAWKYFHEPQRRANIKKFIRIIEELEADGRSLIKLRDFLQHTYDKDDEPKANVNTEGMDAVKIMTIHASKGLEFPVVFVPGIEEEFKLKTADSLVSEKNGRLFFIYEPESAIRKQDADFMEHLEKEIEEQKRLFYVAVTRAEDALFLTGCWNETGNHSFLMFLKQGLGLCRDNDSYQMNAQIEGLSVMSEEEFTALYKKEYAGENIKSIKALKYQSVKELRKGMGAYATGPFDTYTASTPESPGWMQVADAVTVKRRHGKDWLILGDVIHRIFEGISKKLFTESNIRRMAEQLLMPDVILKEQQKSLLSVIEGDIALLKQKGIWQDIIMPQKNSFAELPFVLELSPNAERQTLKTVVYSGRIDRIIVKDGCYNVYDYKTFPVKENEIDYLLKEYSFQLGIYKKAVSQIFGTKNVKSFIVFTHIGEVKEVC; from the coding sequence ATGAACAACTATCTTGACATAACTAAAAGCGTCATCATTTCCTCGCCTGCAGGCTCGGGAAAGACAGAGAAGCTTGCAAGGCGCTATATCTCCCTGCTTAAAAACGGCGTTGAGGCGGAGCGGATTTTAGCCATTACCTTTACAGATAAGGCCGCTGCCGAGATGAAGCAAAGGATTTTAAGGATACTGAAAGATGAAGAAACTGAATTATTCAGTAAATTAATTGAGAGGGTGTCATTAATGAGGGTTACAACCATACACTCCTTCTGCGGCACACTGCTCAGGCGTTTTTCTTTTGAAGCGGAGATTGACCCCAATTACAGGATAGAAGAAGCGCTCAACTCGCGTATTGCATGGGAAGAAATCATCTATGAAATCCTGATGGGCATAGGAAGCCGGAAAAAAGATGATGACTATAATCTGATCCTTCAGACCATCAGTGAAAAAGGTTTCAAAGGGCTTGCAGACCTGAAAGGTATAATAAATTATCTTTATGAAAAGCGGCCGTTCTCCATAGAGGCTGAACTTGTATGTCCCCTGCCCGTTCCCGCCTCGCTGATAGAAGAACTTAAAAACTGGCCCGGCGCCGGGACGGCAAGTGAAGATTATGATAAAGTTTTTGAAGACAGCGGCAGGCTTGCCATGTCAGAAGAATATTTTTTAACCGGCAGCAAAGAGCCGAGGAAGCGCCCGCACGCAAGCTTTAAAAACATTACAGATTATCAGGGCTGGGCGCTAAAAATGTATTTGTACTGGACCGGGAGAAAACTTGAAGAACATTCAGAAAGGGCGCAGAGAATAAAAAGCATATTTATGAAATGCAATGAGACATACAGGAATAAAAAACGGCTGGGGGGAATTCTTGATTTCAGCGACCTTGAATATCTTGCATACAAACTGCTTATGGAAAATCCTGAGTGGGCCAATATCCTCTATGCATTTGATGAAAAAACAGACCATATCCTTGTTGACGAATTTCAGGATACAAACAATTTTCAGTGGGCAATAATTGACAGCCTTACAGAAGAGTGGCGCTCCGGTCTCGGCGCAAAAAGGGAAGAGGGCATAAAACCGACAATATTCCTTGTAGGCGACGGGAAGCAGTCCATATATCTTTTCAGGGGCGCGAATGTTGAGCTTTTCAGCCGGGCGAAAGAAAAACTGAACGCATGGCTCGGCAAAGAGTTTTATTATGAAGAGGTAAAGGAAAACTTTAGAAGCCTTCCTGCAATAATAAATTTCACAAATCATGTCTTTCCAAAGCTAATGGATGCACGGGAAGACAGCCCCTTTTGGAAGACAGGTTACAGCCGTCTGGATTTTGCCCGTTTCACAGAGGGACTGGAGCCGTCTCAGAGCGGAAAGGTAGAGCTGTTACTGCTTGAAAACAAAGAGGAGCCTATATCACAAACAAAAAAAAGCGAGGCTGAACTCATTGCCAAAAGAATACAGTGTTTGATAAACAGCCATGTGATTTTTGACAGAAAGACAAAAGCCCAGAGGACCTGCAAATACATAGACCTTGCCGTCCTTTTAAGAAAAAGAACCCATTTGAAGAAATACGAGGAGGCGCTCAGGCATTACGGCATACCATTTGTCGCTGTCAAGGGCATTGGATTTTATCAGGAGCCTGAAACGGCAATGCTGAGGGCGCTCGTTTATTTTCTTTCAAATCCAAAGGACGATTACAGCCTTTATGTCCTTTTAAAGAGCCCTCTTTTTCTGCTTGATGAAGCTGTAATTATAAAGGCAATGCGCACAGAAGGGGACTGCCTGTTTTCAAAATTAATGACTGCAGATGAGACAAAAGCTACCGGGGCATCTTTGCAGGAATTACTTTCACAACTCCCGCACTTGCCAGTTGCGGAATTAATAGAAACAGCGCTTTCCAAGACAGGGGCCTGGAAATATTTTCATGAACCTCAGCGAAGGGCAAATATTAAAAAGTTCATTCGGATAATAGAGGAACTGGAGGCAGACGGCAGATCCCTGATTAAACTGCGCGATTTCCTTCAGCACACATATGACAAAGACGATGAGCCTAAGGCAAATGTCAATACAGAGGGCATGGATGCAGTGAAGATAATGACCATTCATGCATCTAAAGGGCTTGAATTCCCCGTCGTCTTTGTCCCGGGCATTGAAGAAGAGTTCAAATTAAAGACAGCCGACAGCCTTGTATCTGAAAAAAACGGACGGCTCTTTTTCATATACGAGCCTGAATCAGCAATCAGAAAACAGGATGCTGATTTTATGGAGCATCTTGAAAAAGAGATAGAAGAGCAAAAGAGGCTTTTCTATGTCGCTGTCACAAGGGCTGAAGATGCGCTCTTTCTCACAGGATGCTGGAATGAGACAGGTAATCATAGTTTTCTCATGTTTCTTAAACAGGGGCTTGGGCTCTGCAGGGACAACGACAGTTATCAAATGAACGCACAGATTGAGGGGCTGTCCGTAATGTCAGAGGAAGAGTTTACTGCTTTGTATAAAAAAGAATATGCAGGCGAAAATATAAAAAGTATCAAAGCGTTAAAGTATCAAAGTGTCAAAGAATTAAGAAAAGGCATGGGTGCTTATGCAACTGGACCCTTTGACACTTACACAGCTTCCACTCCGGAAAGTCCCGGCTGGATGCAGGTTGCCGACGCTGTAACTGTAAAACGCAGGCATGGCAAAGACTGGCTGATTTTAGGTGATGTAATCCACAGGATTTTTGAAGGAATTTCAAAAAAGTTATTTACAGAAAGTAACATCAGGCGCATGGCTGAACAACTGCTTATGCCTGATGTAATTTTAAAAGAACAGCAGAAAAGCCTGCTCTCAGTTATTGAAGGGGATATTGCCCTTCTTAAGCAAAAGGGCATATGGCAGGATATCATCATGCCTCAGAAAAATTCCTTTGCAGAGCTTCCCTTTGTTTTGGAACTATCGCCGAACGCTGAACGCCAAACGCTAAAAACCGTCGTTTACTCAGGAAGGATAGACAGAATTATAGTTAAAGACGGCTGTTACAATGTTTATGATTACAAGACCTTCCCTGTGAAAGAAAATGAGATTGATTATTTGCTCAAAGAATATTCCTTCCAGCTCGGCATATATAAAAAGGCAGTGAGCCAGATTTTTGGGACAAAAAATGTGAAGTCATTTATTGTCTTTACACATATAGGAGAGGTGAAAGAAGTCTGTTGA
- a CDS encoding nucleotidyltransferase: protein MVTENLLKLLKESKVDFVVIGATAFPVHGYARSTLDIDIFIKPERLNAERALHALKKFGYDVTDVEIEDLLRRKLLIRQYAVESDIHPFVKGITFEQVWKNKVKAKFGNTFVYFASLDDLITMKKAAGRNKDLEDLKNLHKIKKIKHEKKKE, encoded by the coding sequence ATGGTCACAGAAAACCTTTTGAAATTATTAAAAGAAAGTAAAGTTGATTTTGTTGTTATTGGCGCAACCGCATTTCCTGTCCACGGGTATGCCCGTTCAACTCTTGATATTGATATTTTTATAAAACCTGAACGATTAAATGCAGAAAGAGCTTTGCATGCATTGAAAAAATTTGGATATGATGTAACAGATGTTGAGATTGAAGATTTGCTTCGGAGAAAATTATTGATCCGGCAGTATGCAGTTGAATCTGATATTCATCCGTTTGTTAAAGGCATTACTTTTGAACAGGTATGGAAAAATAAAGTAAAAGCAAAATTCGGCAATACATTTGTTTATTTTGCCTCGCTTGATGATCTCATAACTATGAAGAAGGCTGCCGGTAGGAATAAAGATTTAGAAGACCTTAAGAATTTACATAAAATTAAAAAAATAAAACACGAAAAGAAAAAAGAATGA
- a CDS encoding endonuclease III domain-containing protein, protein MKKIIKINHKKNLTGIYNTLYRAFGPQHWWPGDTPFEIAVGAILTQNTNWGNVEKAINNIKKQNALHAKTLHDMPHQELTALIRSAGYFNIKAKRLREFLKFLLNHYEGSMKKMEKEDAHELRHQLLEVNGIGPETADSILLYALNKPVFVVDAYTKRVLSRHKIIPEKATYHEIQELFHKNLPEDIKLFNEYHALFVIVGKDYCKPKPKCEKCPLKKIPH, encoded by the coding sequence ATGAAAAAAATAATAAAAATTAACCATAAAAAAAACCTCACCGGCATCTACAACACCCTCTACCGCGCCTTTGGCCCCCAGCACTGGTGGCCCGGGGATACGCCGTTTGAGATTGCAGTGGGCGCCATACTTACGCAAAACACAAACTGGGGAAATGTAGAAAAAGCAATAAATAATATTAAAAAACAAAACGCCCTCCACGCAAAAACCCTTCATGATATGCCGCATCAGGAACTTACAGCACTTATCAGGTCTGCCGGATACTTCAATATAAAGGCAAAAAGGCTCAGGGAGTTTTTAAAGTTTCTTTTAAATCATTATGAAGGCAGTATGAAAAAAATGGAGAAAGAAGATGCGCATGAACTAAGGCATCAGCTTCTTGAGGTAAACGGCATAGGGCCGGAGACGGCGGATTCAATACTTCTTTATGCCCTAAATAAGCCCGTCTTTGTCGTTGACGCCTACACAAAAAGAGTTCTTTCAAGGCATAAAATTATCCCTGAGAAGGCGACTTACCATGAAATTCAGGAACTCTTTCACAAAAACCTCCCGGAGGACATAAAATTATTTAACGAATACCATGCATTATTTGTAATAGTTGGGAAAGATTACTGCAAGCCCAAACCAAAGTGCGAAAAGTGCCCGCTGAAAAAGATTCCTCATTGA
- a CDS encoding type II toxin-antitoxin system RelE/ParE family toxin, giving the protein MNIRRLKISNETAELVRTLHPDLKRKIKAALQTVLNDPLSGKALKDELKGLQSFKVGKFRVIYNTASDKGIINVVAIGPRKTIYEETLKLLQREK; this is encoded by the coding sequence ATGAACATCCGCAGACTGAAAATATCTAATGAAACAGCGGAATTAGTCCGCACCCTGCACCCGGATCTAAAACGAAAGATTAAAGCCGCACTGCAGACGGTTTTAAATGACCCCCTGTCAGGCAAGGCATTAAAGGATGAACTTAAGGGACTGCAAAGTTTTAAAGTCGGTAAATTCAGAGTGATTTATAACACTGCATCAGACAAGGGTATTATTAACGTTGTAGCCATAGGACCCAGAAAGACTATATATGAAGAAACCCTAAAACTCCTGCAAAGAGAAAAATGA